A stretch of Grus americana isolate bGruAme1 chromosome 24, bGruAme1.mat, whole genome shotgun sequence DNA encodes these proteins:
- the ATP12A gene encoding potassium-transporting ATPase alpha chain 2 isoform X1 encodes MVKKKSDVYSIEIYGTKDLEKTEMGEEEKYKDLKGNKKKKKTEDLKKELELDDHKLSTSELEEKYGTSINKGLSSARAAEILARDGPNSLTPPKATPEIVKFLKQMVGGFSILLWIGAVFSWISFGIQFAQGAESPFDNLYLGVVLALVVILTGIFAYYQEAKSTNIMASFSKMIPQQALVIRDAEKKELPADQLVVGDIVEIKGGDRIPADIRLIFTQGCKVDNSSLTGESEPQSRSCDFTHDNPLETRNIAFYSTTCVEGTATGIVINTGDRTIIGRIASLASGVGNEKTPIAIEIEHFVYLVAGVAVSIGVLFFIISVSMRYKILDSIIFLIGIIVANVPEGLLATVTVSLSLTAKRMAKKNCLVKNLEAVETLGSTSIICSDKTGTLTQNRMTVAHLWFDNQIYSADTSEDQTTQPFDQSSPSWTALSKIVTLCNRAEFRPGQENLPIMKRVVVGDASETALLKFAEVILGDVMNIRARNKKVAEIPFNSTNKFQLSIHETDDPNDKRFLLVMKGAPERILERCSTIMINGKEEPLDNEKAEAFQTAYMELGGMGERVLGFCHLYLPENEFPDTYPFDTDSMNFPTSNLCFVGLLSMIDPPRSTVPDAVSKCRSAGIKVIMVTGDHPITAKAIAKSVGIISATSETVEDIAKRLNIPVEQVNRREATAAVVNGMELKDMSLQQLDDILCNHSEIVFARTSPQQKLIIVEGCQRQGAVVAVTGDGVNDSPALKKADIGIAMGIAGSDAAKNAADMVLLDDNFASIVTGVEEGRLIFDNLKKTIAYTLTKNIAELCPFLIYIIASIPMPIGTITILFIDLGTDIIPSVALAYEKAESDIMNRRPRNKRKDRLVNEQLAVYSYLQIGIMQSVGAFVTYFTVYAEQGFLPSTLLGVRVDWENNAINDFEDSYGQEWTKYQRMYLQWTGYTAFFVSITIQQVADLIIRKTRRNSIFQQGLFRNKVVWVGIFSQIGIALILTYGLGHVTALNFTPLRFQYWFVAVPFAILIWVYDEVRKLFIRRYPGSWWDKNMYY; translated from the exons ATGGTAAAG aaaaagtcTGATGTTTACTCCATTGAGATCTATGGGACAAAAGATCTAGAAAAAACAGAgatgggagaagaagaaaagtacaAAGACTTGaaaggcaacaagaaaaaaaagaagacagaagacCTGAAGAAAGAGCTGGAGCTG GATGACCACAAACTCAGCACTTCGGAACTGGAGGAAAAGTATGGTACAAGCATCAACAAA GGTCTCTCTagtgcaagagcagcagagatTCTGGCTCGAGATGGTCCCAACTCACTCACTCCTCCAAAAGCCACTCCTGAAATTGTCAAGTTCCTCAAGCAGATGGTGGGAGGGTTTTCCATCCTCTTATGGATAGGAGCCGTCTTCTCCTGGATTTCATTCGGCATTCAGTTTGCTCAGGGAGCTGAATCACCCTTTGACAAT CTCTACCTTGGTGTAGTCCTGGCCCTGGTTGTCATCCTTACTGGTATCTTTGCTTACTATCAAGAAGCTAAAAGCACAAACATCATGGCCAGCTTCAGTAAAATGATTCCACAG CAAGCTCTTGTGATCAGAGATGCAGAAAAGAAGGAACTGCCAGCAGACCAGCTGGTGGTTGGAGACATCGTGGAAATAAAGGGTGGAGATAGAATCCCAGCGGACATTCGTCTGATCTTTACTCAGGGTTGTAAG GTGGACAATTCTTCACTCACAGGGGAATCAGAGCCACAGTCTCGTTCCTGTGACTTCACCCATGACAACCCCTTGGAGACCAGGAACATTGCGTTCTACTCCACCACCTGTGTGGAAG GCACTGCTACTGGCATTGTAATCAACACTGGGGATCGCACTATCATTGGGCGGATTGCCTCTCTCGCATCGGGAGTAGGAAATGAGAAAACACCCATCGCTATTGAAATAGAACATTTTGTCTACCTGGTGGCAGGAGTGGCTGTTTCCATTGGTGTTCTCTTCTTCATTATATCTGTTTCTATGCGATACAAGATTCTGGACTCCATCATCTTTCTCATTGGCATCATTGTGGCAAATGTGCCAGAGGGACTGCTAGCCACAGTAACG GTGAGTCTGTCTCTGACAGCCAAGCGGATGGCAAAGAAGAACTGTTTGGTGAAGAACCTAGAAGCTGTAGAAACCCTCGGTTCTACCTCCATCATCTGTTCCGACAAGACAGGGACCCTCACACAAAACAGGATGACTGTTGCTCACCTCTGGTTCGATAATCAGATCTACTCAGCTGACACCAGCGAAGATCAAACAA CCCAGCCTTTTGATCAAAGTTCTCCGTCATGGACAGCATTATCAAAAATTGTAACTCTCTGCAACCGGGCGGAATTCAGACCAGGACAGGAGAATCTCCCAATAATGAAG AGAGTTGTGGTAGGCGATGCCTCtgaaacagctctgctgaaattcGCAGAAGTCATTTTGGGTGACGTCATGAATATTAGAGCGCGGAACAAGAAAGTGGCTGAAATTCCTTTCAACTCTACCAACAAATTCCAG CTTTCCATTCACGAGACTGACGATCCCAACGACAAACGCTTTCTGCTGGTGATGAAAGGTGCCCCAGAGAGGATTTTAGAGAGATGTAGCACCATCATGATCAACGGCAAAGAAGAACCACTGGACAATGAAAAGGCAGAAGCTTTCCAAACAGCATACATGGAGCTGGGGGGCATGGGAGAGAGAGTGCTGG GTTTCTGTCATTTGTACCTGCCTGAAAACGAGTTTCCAGACACCTACCCATTTGACACAGATTCCATGAACTTCCCAACCTCCAACCTGTGCTTTGTTGGGCTCTTATCTATGATTGACCCACCTCGTTCCACAGTGCCAGATGCCGTCTCAAAATGCCGCAGTGCTGGGATCAAG GTTATCATGGTCACTGGTGACCACCCGATCACGGCCAAGGCCATTGCCAAGAGCGTAGGCATCATTTCAGCCACCAGCGAGACTGTGGAAGATATTGCTAAGCGCCTCAACATTCCTGTTGAGCAAGTTAATAGACG AGAAGCTACAGCAGCAGTGGTTAATGGGATGGAGCTGAAGGATATGAGCTTGCAGCAGCTGGATGATATCTTGTGTAACCACTCAGAGATCGTCTTTGCTCGGACATCGCCCCAACAGAAACTGATTATAGTTGAAGGCTGCCAAAGGCAG GGAGCAGTTGTTGCCGTGACTGGAGATGGAGTCAATGACTCCCCTGCTCTTAAAAAAGCAGATATTGGAATTGCTATGGGTATTGCTGGTTCTGACGCAGCTAAAAATGCAGCTGATATGGTACTGCTGGATGATAACTTTGCTTCTATTGTCACAGGAGTGGAGGAAG gccgCCTGATCTTTGACAACCTAAAGAAAACAATTGCCTACACCCTGACTAAGAATATTGCTGAGCTCTGTCCCTTTCTCATCTACATTATTGCCAGCATTCCAATGCCCATTGGCACTATCACCATCCTATTCATTGACCTGGGCACAGACATT ATCCCCTCTGTTGCATTAGCTTACGAAAAAGCCGAAAGCGATATTATGAACAGGAGACCTCGTAACAAAAGGAAAGACAGGCTGGTGAATGAGCAGCTCGCTGTATACTCCTATCTGCAGATTG GTATCATGCAGTCAGTGGGAGCCTTTGTAACCTATTTTACTGTGTATGCTGAACAAGGTTTCCTCCCTTCCACGCTGCTTGGTGTGCGAGTCGACTGGGAAAACAATGCCATCAATGACTTTGAGGATTCATATGGACAGGAATGG ACTAAATACCAGAGGATGTACCTACAGTGGACTGGCTATACTGCCTTTTTTGTCAGCATCACAATTCAGCAAGTTGCTGATTTGATCATCAGGAAAACACGaagaaattccattttccaGCAGGGTCTTTTCAG GAACAAAGTCGTCTGGGTGGGTATATTTTCCCAGATAGGAATTGCTCTGATTCTTACCTATGGTCTTGGACATGTTACGGCCCTGAACTTCACACCGCTGAG GTTTCAGTATTGGTTTGTGGCTGTACCGTTTGCCATCTTGATATGGGTCTACGATGAAGTCCGCAAGCTGTTTATCAGGAGATACCCAGGAA GCTGGTGGGACAAGAACATGTATTATTGA
- the ATP12A gene encoding potassium-transporting ATPase alpha chain 2 isoform X2: MVKKKSDVYSIEIYGTKDLEKTEMGEEEKYKDLKGNKKKKKTEDLKKELELDDHKLSTSELEEKYGTSINKGLSSARAAEILARDGPNSLTPPKATPEIVKFLKQMVGGFSILLWIGAVFSWISFGIQFAQGAESPFDNLYLGVVLALVVILTGIFAYYQEAKSTNIMASFSKMIPQQALVIRDAEKKELPADQLVVGDIVEIKGGDRIPADIRLIFTQGCKVDNSSLTGESEPQSRSCDFTHDNPLETRNIAFYSTTCVEGTATGIVINTGDRTIIGRIASLASGVGNEKTPIAIEIEHFVYLVAGVAVSIGVLFFIISVSMRYKILDSIIFLIGIIVANVPEGLLATVTVSLSLTAKRMAKKNCLVKNLEAVETLGSTSIICSDKTGTLTQNRMTVAHLWFDNQIYSADTSEDQTTQPFDQSSPSWTALSKIVTLCNRAEFRPGQENLPIMKRVVVGDASETALLKFAEVILGDVMNIRARNKKVAEIPFNSTNKFQLSIHETDDPNDKRFLLVMKGAPERILERCSTIMINGKEEPLDNEKAEAFQTAYMELGGMGERVLGFCHLYLPENEFPDTYPFDTDSMNFPTSNLCFVGLLSMIDPPRSTVPDAVSKCRSAGIKVIMVTGDHPITAKAIAKSVGIISATSETVEDIAKRLNIPVEQVNRREATAAVVNGMELKDMSLQQLDDILCNHSEIVFARTSPQQKLIIVEGCQRQGAVVAVTGDGVNDSPALKKADIGIAMGIAGSDAAKNAADMVLLDDNFASIVTGVEEGRLIFDNLKKTIAYTLTKNIAELCPFLIYIIASIPMPIGTITILFIDLGTDIIPSVALAYEKAESDIMNRRPRNKRKDRLVNEQLAVYSYLQIGIMQSVGAFVTYFTVYAEQGFLPSTLLGVRVDWENNAINDFEDSYGQEWVSGDAPSSLDFMFRPIVISQPCF, from the exons ATGGTAAAG aaaaagtcTGATGTTTACTCCATTGAGATCTATGGGACAAAAGATCTAGAAAAAACAGAgatgggagaagaagaaaagtacaAAGACTTGaaaggcaacaagaaaaaaaagaagacagaagacCTGAAGAAAGAGCTGGAGCTG GATGACCACAAACTCAGCACTTCGGAACTGGAGGAAAAGTATGGTACAAGCATCAACAAA GGTCTCTCTagtgcaagagcagcagagatTCTGGCTCGAGATGGTCCCAACTCACTCACTCCTCCAAAAGCCACTCCTGAAATTGTCAAGTTCCTCAAGCAGATGGTGGGAGGGTTTTCCATCCTCTTATGGATAGGAGCCGTCTTCTCCTGGATTTCATTCGGCATTCAGTTTGCTCAGGGAGCTGAATCACCCTTTGACAAT CTCTACCTTGGTGTAGTCCTGGCCCTGGTTGTCATCCTTACTGGTATCTTTGCTTACTATCAAGAAGCTAAAAGCACAAACATCATGGCCAGCTTCAGTAAAATGATTCCACAG CAAGCTCTTGTGATCAGAGATGCAGAAAAGAAGGAACTGCCAGCAGACCAGCTGGTGGTTGGAGACATCGTGGAAATAAAGGGTGGAGATAGAATCCCAGCGGACATTCGTCTGATCTTTACTCAGGGTTGTAAG GTGGACAATTCTTCACTCACAGGGGAATCAGAGCCACAGTCTCGTTCCTGTGACTTCACCCATGACAACCCCTTGGAGACCAGGAACATTGCGTTCTACTCCACCACCTGTGTGGAAG GCACTGCTACTGGCATTGTAATCAACACTGGGGATCGCACTATCATTGGGCGGATTGCCTCTCTCGCATCGGGAGTAGGAAATGAGAAAACACCCATCGCTATTGAAATAGAACATTTTGTCTACCTGGTGGCAGGAGTGGCTGTTTCCATTGGTGTTCTCTTCTTCATTATATCTGTTTCTATGCGATACAAGATTCTGGACTCCATCATCTTTCTCATTGGCATCATTGTGGCAAATGTGCCAGAGGGACTGCTAGCCACAGTAACG GTGAGTCTGTCTCTGACAGCCAAGCGGATGGCAAAGAAGAACTGTTTGGTGAAGAACCTAGAAGCTGTAGAAACCCTCGGTTCTACCTCCATCATCTGTTCCGACAAGACAGGGACCCTCACACAAAACAGGATGACTGTTGCTCACCTCTGGTTCGATAATCAGATCTACTCAGCTGACACCAGCGAAGATCAAACAA CCCAGCCTTTTGATCAAAGTTCTCCGTCATGGACAGCATTATCAAAAATTGTAACTCTCTGCAACCGGGCGGAATTCAGACCAGGACAGGAGAATCTCCCAATAATGAAG AGAGTTGTGGTAGGCGATGCCTCtgaaacagctctgctgaaattcGCAGAAGTCATTTTGGGTGACGTCATGAATATTAGAGCGCGGAACAAGAAAGTGGCTGAAATTCCTTTCAACTCTACCAACAAATTCCAG CTTTCCATTCACGAGACTGACGATCCCAACGACAAACGCTTTCTGCTGGTGATGAAAGGTGCCCCAGAGAGGATTTTAGAGAGATGTAGCACCATCATGATCAACGGCAAAGAAGAACCACTGGACAATGAAAAGGCAGAAGCTTTCCAAACAGCATACATGGAGCTGGGGGGCATGGGAGAGAGAGTGCTGG GTTTCTGTCATTTGTACCTGCCTGAAAACGAGTTTCCAGACACCTACCCATTTGACACAGATTCCATGAACTTCCCAACCTCCAACCTGTGCTTTGTTGGGCTCTTATCTATGATTGACCCACCTCGTTCCACAGTGCCAGATGCCGTCTCAAAATGCCGCAGTGCTGGGATCAAG GTTATCATGGTCACTGGTGACCACCCGATCACGGCCAAGGCCATTGCCAAGAGCGTAGGCATCATTTCAGCCACCAGCGAGACTGTGGAAGATATTGCTAAGCGCCTCAACATTCCTGTTGAGCAAGTTAATAGACG AGAAGCTACAGCAGCAGTGGTTAATGGGATGGAGCTGAAGGATATGAGCTTGCAGCAGCTGGATGATATCTTGTGTAACCACTCAGAGATCGTCTTTGCTCGGACATCGCCCCAACAGAAACTGATTATAGTTGAAGGCTGCCAAAGGCAG GGAGCAGTTGTTGCCGTGACTGGAGATGGAGTCAATGACTCCCCTGCTCTTAAAAAAGCAGATATTGGAATTGCTATGGGTATTGCTGGTTCTGACGCAGCTAAAAATGCAGCTGATATGGTACTGCTGGATGATAACTTTGCTTCTATTGTCACAGGAGTGGAGGAAG gccgCCTGATCTTTGACAACCTAAAGAAAACAATTGCCTACACCCTGACTAAGAATATTGCTGAGCTCTGTCCCTTTCTCATCTACATTATTGCCAGCATTCCAATGCCCATTGGCACTATCACCATCCTATTCATTGACCTGGGCACAGACATT ATCCCCTCTGTTGCATTAGCTTACGAAAAAGCCGAAAGCGATATTATGAACAGGAGACCTCGTAACAAAAGGAAAGACAGGCTGGTGAATGAGCAGCTCGCTGTATACTCCTATCTGCAGATTG GTATCATGCAGTCAGTGGGAGCCTTTGTAACCTATTTTACTGTGTATGCTGAACAAGGTTTCCTCCCTTCCACGCTGCTTGGTGTGCGAGTCGACTGGGAAAACAATGCCATCAATGACTTTGAGGATTCATATGGACAGGAATGG GTCTCTGGAGATGCACCTTCTTCTCTGGACTTTATGTTTAGACCCATTGTAATCTCTCAGCCCTGCTTCTGA